One genomic region from Haloplasma contractile SSD-17B encodes:
- a CDS encoding amino acid permease codes for MRHDHIVKQRVQHRKEKNIKKGKKPHLTWRQLTMIGIGSVIGAGYFLGTGLSISTAGPAILLVYLIGGLTAFLVFCSLAEMTVNIDTPGSFRGYAKMAFGHCAGFTIGWMYWLSGILVIASELVALSTFTQYWFPSIPLWIFSIIYAALGFLINIMGLSNFSKIESIFALIKMTTLIAFTVFGALLLFNVITPQEIDTSTSQVFESFMPNGVIGMWSSLVFVLFTFAGVAFMGVASSELKHKRDIPKAGIAMFTLLLAFYTIPLFFIFVMVPWTEINDSNSPFVTALSAFNIPYIDSIFNIIIISAAFSTMVGAIFSITKVLVSLANDNDAPKILAVINKRGVATKALLLSALVLIVTVVLVFLLPDTIYEYVTTSAGVILIINWIVIIASQFKLRPTYKDNDTFKAFCFPYDSYLALCLIFIALTGALVERNQRIGVFMSIGFILIILLCYRFIYRKKGGGSPK; via the coding sequence TTGAGACATGATCACATCGTTAAGCAGCGTGTACAACATCGAAAAGAAAAGAACATCAAAAAAGGAAAAAAGCCACATTTAACCTGGAGACAGTTAACCATGATTGGAATTGGGTCTGTCATTGGAGCGGGTTATTTCTTAGGAACTGGTTTGTCAATTAGTACCGCAGGACCTGCAATTCTACTGGTTTACTTGATCGGTGGGCTGACTGCTTTTTTAGTCTTTTGTTCCCTTGCCGAAATGACGGTTAATATTGATACACCTGGTTCGTTTAGAGGCTATGCAAAGATGGCATTTGGACATTGTGCAGGCTTTACGATTGGTTGGATGTACTGGTTATCTGGTATCTTAGTTATTGCTAGTGAACTTGTTGCCTTATCAACGTTTACCCAATACTGGTTTCCTAGTATTCCGCTTTGGATCTTTTCGATTATTTATGCGGCGCTAGGGTTTTTAATTAATATCATGGGTCTGAGTAATTTTAGTAAGATTGAATCCATATTTGCGCTGATTAAGATGACCACGCTCATTGCGTTCACGGTATTTGGAGCGCTCCTTTTATTTAATGTCATTACGCCACAGGAGATTGATACAAGTACATCACAAGTATTTGAGTCCTTTATGCCAAATGGTGTCATTGGAATGTGGTCGTCTCTCGTTTTCGTTTTATTTACATTTGCAGGGGTTGCATTCATGGGTGTTGCTTCATCTGAATTAAAGCATAAACGTGATATTCCTAAGGCTGGTATTGCGATGTTTACTCTGCTACTCGCTTTTTATACGATTCCTCTCTTTTTTATCTTTGTGATGGTTCCCTGGACTGAGATTAATGATTCAAACAGTCCATTTGTAACAGCTCTCTCCGCTTTTAATATTCCTTATATTGATTCTATTTTTAATATCATAATTATCAGTGCTGCATTTTCAACTATGGTAGGAGCAATCTTTTCAATCACGAAGGTACTTGTGTCCCTAGCAAATGACAATGATGCACCAAAGATACTAGCTGTGATCAATAAGCGAGGCGTTGCGACTAAAGCCTTACTTTTATCGGCACTTGTTCTTATTGTCACCGTCGTACTTGTATTTTTACTCCCTGATACGATTTATGAATATGTGACGACATCAGCTGGTGTTATTTTAATTATAAACTGGATTGTTATCATTGCCTCTCAGTTTAAGCTCCGTCCTACTTATAAGGACAATGATACATTTAAAGCATTTTGTTTTCCGTATGATTCATATTTAGCTTTATGTTTAATTTTTATTGCTCTAACTGGTGCATTGGTAGAGAGAAATCAACGGATTGGTGTTTTTATGAGTATTGGCTTTATCCTGATTATTCTCCTATGTTACCGGTTCATTTATCGAAAAAAAGGTGGTGGATCACCAAAATAG